The nucleotide window GCCCAGGGGATGCCGGAGCATCGCGATGGTGAAGTCTTTGGTGGATTCGCCTGAGTCGGATTCGTCACCGAGGGCGAACCGGGCGAACATGAACGCGAACAGGGCATACGTCACGCTCAAGGAACCGGAGGAGATGCCCTTGGAGATCTGTTCCTTGCGCGGCAGGTGCCGGGCACGCAGGGATGCCTCGCTGAGTTGCCACAGTGCGAGGCCCAGACAGCTGGCAAAGCAGGTCCACATCATCAGCGGGCCCAGCACCGGCCGTGATGCCAGGATCTCCACGGCGCCGGCAGGATCAGCCTCGCCGTAGCCGCCCAAGGCGATCCGCAGGGCAATGGCCCCGATGAGAATGTGGATCAGGCCGAGTACGGCGAAGCCGACGCGGGCAAAGACATCCAGCGTCGTCGTGTTGGAGAGCTCTTCGGCGGCGTCCGCTGCATGTGCTGCCGAAGAGCGTGGTTCATTACCGGCCGCACTCATACCAGAGTCTTACCAGCAGCCGCCCTGCACCTCAACTACGGCGCCCGGCGGCAAAGGGCGCCCCGGGCTCCAGATCGATGACGCTGCGCAGCGGCCCGATCAGCGAGTCTTCCCAGGAACAGGTCAGCACCAAGCCGTCCGGACCGTTCAAGGTGGTGCCGCCTGCGATCACCGGCCCGTTCTCGTAGAGGTAGGCGGCCACGTTGAAGGCCAGCTCCACCAGCATGTTGGGGTCCTTGTCCCGGAAGTGGATCTGCACATCGGGCAGGCCCAGTTGGTGCATGCCCAGGCTGTCCACCACCATGGCTCCCTCGTCATTGGTCACCAGGAAGAACCGCATGTTAACCGGCCCGGCCAGCGGATGTGCCGCCTCGAGTTCGCCCGGTTCCCGCCAATGGGAGTTGTGCAACCACCGGATGGCCGCCGGGTTGGTCTCCCCAACCAGGAACTGGAGGACGCTGCGGAAAGACTCCACCCGCGGCCGCGGTTCAAAGGTGCTGGAGAGGACTTCGGTGACCAGGATCCGGTGCGTGCAGCTGGGCACCACTTGGCCGGCATCGGGCCAGGTCCAGCTTTGGTCGGTGGGCGTGGCTTCGAGCGCGTCCGCTGCGGGCAGCGGCTCGGACGGCTCCGCCAGCCCGGTGCTGAGGCTGACGGTCTTGCCTCGGAGTTCAAACGAATGCTCCCGGTGCGGGAGCAGGGTGACGCCTTCGGAGAAGGCAGCCCCGGGGAACCGGGCCTCAAGCTTGTCCCGCAACCCGGCCGAGGAGAGCCCGGGATCGCCCCGGTACCAGAGCTCGGCTAACAGCAGGGTCTTGCCCTCGGCGGTCTCACCTGTCTCCTGTCCAAAAGTCATGGCCCCAGCTTGTCAGCTCGGGGCCATGGAAAGCCAGCGGGTAGATTCGCCGGCGAAAGCGTCAGACGCTCACACCTGCGGACGGTGGCTGCCGCCGTCGTCGTTCTGGTCTTCATCGCGAATGGTGTCGGGATCCGTCTGGGGCTCGCGGGGAGCACGCGTAGTCCCGCCTACGCTGCCGGCGCCGCCCGGGATCTTCGCCGAGCTGCGATTGACGCCCGACCCTTGGCTCAGGTGGTCCGGGTTGTCCTTGCCCGCCATGGTCAGCACGGCCACCACCAGCAATGTGGCGATGAAGGCGATGCCGGCCGCGGTGATGCCCAGGTCCCAGCGCAGCTGGTTTTCGGCGCCGCCGGTGGAGAAGATCATCGTGCAGAAACCGGCGATCACGCCGAGCGCAGCGGAGAAAATCAGCGGCCCCTTGACCGACATCCGCGGTCCGTTCGGCTCGCCCGAAGCGTTGTTGCCCACGATGAATTCCTCCTGATTACTGCGAAAAGTCTCACTCCAGTCTACCGGCTGTAGAAGACGTCGGGATTTCGGTGTGGGCGCAGTCACGGCTGCGGGGCCGGGGTTAGCCGGCGGCGGCCTTGCGGGAATCGAAGCGGTAGGTCAGGGCGGCGATCCCCAGTACGACGGCGGTGATGATCGCCGCGCCGCCGAGGACACCCAGCAGCGCGTGCGCGCCAAGGTAGGTGAAGAACGGCAGGGCCGCGCCGAAGCCCACCAAGGCGGTGCCGACGATCAGCCAGTCCTTGGACAGGACCGAGCCCTGCGGGCCGCGGTTCTGCCACCACAGCACCAGTTCCGCGCCGCCACCGATGAGCAGCGCCGCCGTGGCGAGGATGGTGAAGGTGGATGGGGTCTGCAGCGCGAACGCCAGCGCCCCCGCGACGGCGAACGCGCCGGCTTCGAGCTGCAGCAGCGTCCGGTACTCGCTGGCCTCGGGCTTGCGCGCCAGCAGCCACACCGCCGCGCCGCTGAGCAGCAGGAACGCACCGCCGGCCAGGGCCATGACCGTGTCCCCCGGCTCGGGCCAGAAAATGGTGAGGATGCCGAACGCGGCCGCGACAAGCGCCCGCATCAAAACGGGCTGCCAGTAGGCTGCGGCCTGGACAGTGCTGTTAGTGCTCACCCCTCGAGTTTAGTGCGCTCCGGTGACCATCCATGCATCCGTGCGGACCCGCCAGCCGAGCGTCAGGCCCCGCGCGGCCATGTAGCCCAGCCCGAATGCCGCCCAAAGCCAGGCCAATCCGGCGACGCCGCTGAGCGCCGACAGCTGCACCCAGGCCAGCAGCGGCACGTAGACCAAGAGATTTACGACGCCGGCAATCGCCAGATACTTTGCGTCACCGGCGCCGATCAGCACGCCGTCGAGCACGAAGACGAAACCGCAGATCGGCTGGCTGAGCGCCAGCAGCAGCACTCCGATGGCGAACGCATCCTGCACGGCTGCGTCGGACGAGAAGATCCAGCCCAGGTGCGGTCCGGCGAGTGCCAGCAGCACGCCGGTGATGACCCCGAAGCCGACGCCCCAGACAATCATCCGGCGGGTCAGCGAATGTGCCAGAGCCTTGTTGCCCGCCCCGAGTTCCTTGCCGATCAGCGCCTGCGCCGCGATCGCGATGGCGTCCAGCGCGAAGGCGAGGAAGGTGAAGACCGTCATGACCAGTTGGTGCGCAGCCAGGCTCACCGGCCCCTGTGCCGTGGCCACGAAGACCGTGGCGAGGATCGCGACCCGCAGACTCAGGGTACGCAGCATCAGCCACGAGCCCACGTGTGTGGTGGCCTTAACCCCGGTCCAGGTGGGCGCCAGCGGCACGCCGTATTTCACGCTGCCGCGGTAGACGATGACCAAATAAACGGCGGCCATCCCCCACTGCACCAGGCTGGTGCCCATGGCCGATCCAGCCACGGACAGATCCAGCCCGTAGACCAGCACGAAATTCAGCCCGATGTTAACCAGGAAGCCGATGCCGGCCACCAGCAGCGGGGTCTTAGTGTCCTGCAGCCCGCGCAGCACACCGGTAGCCGCTAGCACGATCAACATCGCGGTCAGCCCCGGCATCGACCAGCGCAGATAATCCACCGCATAGCCGTGCACCTCGCCTGCCGCCCCCATCGCGGACGCGAGAGCGGGAGCCGACACCCAGCCGGCCACGGAGAGCACCAGGCCGAGGAAGAAGGCGAGCCAAATACCGTCCCGGCCGACGGCGAGCGCATCCGCATGTCGCCCTGCACCGAGCAGCCGGGCCACAGCGGGCGTGGTCGAATAGGCCAGGAACACCATCAGGCCCACCACGGTCTGCACCACGGTGGCCGCGAGTCCCACGCCGGCCAGTTGGGCCACACCCAAGTGGCCGACAATCGCCGAATCAGCCAGCAGGAACAGCGGCTCGGCGATCAGCGCGCCGAAGGCCGGCAGCGCGAGGGCGAGAATGGCACGGTTCAGGCCCTGCCCAGTGACGGGCGCGACAGGTTGTTTAGGACTCACGCCTCCCAGCTTAGGACTCCGTACCGTCTATCCAGGCGTGCGGGAGAGGCGACCGGTCCGTCCGCCGTCGTTAGTGGCTCTTGCCGCCGCCTATTGAACCGGCGGCCCTGTTCCCGGCGGTTCGGCGCGCCCAGCACTACCGAGTCCAGCGGATTGTGGCCGAACAGTTCCACCGTGCCGGGGTCGCGCCGGCGGAGGCCAGTGAGCAAACTGATCAGCCTGGACTTACCCGCTGTTGGGACCAAGCAGGCCCATCGGTGATCCTGAGTGATTGCGGATACTTGCCGGTGCATGACTAAGGCAGGCCGGTGAGCAGTTCGCGCAGCGCCACCCGGTACTGCGCATAGGCGGCCTTGCCCTTGGCGGTGATGCCCACGTAGGTGGCGGGGGTCCGGCCCTCGATGGTCTTGGTGACCTCCACATAACCGGCGTCTTCGAGCTTGCGCAGGTGGGTGGAGAGGTTGCCGGCGGTCATGTCCAGCATCTTGCGCAGCTTGGTGAAGGCAATCTTGTCCCGCTCCCCCACCTCGTTCAGGATGGTGATGGCGCGCAGCCGGGATTCGGCGTGGATCACCGGGTCCAGTTCGGGCACGGTTACACCCGCCCGTTGCGCAGCCGCCGGCGCCGGCGGAATTCGGCCACGGCTCCTGCGAAGAAGCCGAGCGGACCGAGGATGAAGCACACGGTCACGAAGTTTTCCGGACCGGCCAGAATTGCGGCGAGGTTCACCACGAGGAACCAGATGCCCAGCCGGGCCTGGCTCTTGTCGTTGAACATGGCGCCACCGACCATATACATCAGTCCCACAATCAGCAGCGCGATCCCGTTGATGATCATGCCGGTGAGCCAGAAGTCATCGACGGCGCCGCCGACTACACCGGCCAACGCGCCCATCACGATGAAGCCGAGCGCCCATGCGCCCCCGTACATGGCGCCGACGAAGGACGAGTGGCCGCGGATGCCGCGCCGTTGGCGGGTCACGATGTAGACCGTGGTCGACAGCGCGACCGTAATGCACGCGGCGAAGACTGTCAGCGACGCCCCGGCACCGAGCGGGAGCCAGCCGAACCGGGCCCCGTGCATGGAACCGTAGCCAAGCAGCCAGGCGAAACCCCAGATCAGGTAGACGCCGGCCTCGTTGCCCTGGAGTTCGTCCCGGGCCTTGGTTTCGGAGTCGTTGACCAGGCGCAGCGCGGCGTGCAGGTCCAGCGGCGCTTCTTCCGGTTCGCCGGGCTGGGCGCCAGTGTTGTTGGAATGCGGTGCCATGCTCGCGGGCCTTTCGTCGTAGTGGACTCTGCAAACTAGTTTGCATTACAAACCGGTTTGCGTCAACGCCACTGGGAAGGCGGCTTGTGTTGCCGCCGTTGTCTCTACTTCCCGGGGATGGTCCCAATAACGACTGCGGCATCCAGTTCCGCGGAAAAGTTGGCTTGAACGGCAAAACCGTTGCATGCGAAAACCCTGGCGGTCTCGGGCAGTTGGCTCGGGCCGGTCTCGACCAGCAGGTAGCCCCCGGGCGCCAGCCACTCGTGGGCATCGACTATGCGCCGCTGGATATCCAGTCCGTCCGTCCCGCCGTCGAGCGCAATCTGCGGTTCATGCAGACGGGCTTCCGGCGGCATCAGTCCGATCGCTCCGGTGGGAACGTAAGGTGCATTGGCGACGAGGACGTCCACCCGGCCGCGCAGGTCAATGGGCAGGGCATCGTAGAGATCCCCTTCGAAGACCTTGCCGGCCGTGCCGATATTGCGGCGAGCGCAGTTTACGGCCGCCTGGTCGATATCCGCTGCATACAGCTCCAGCCCGCTGACTGTGCTGGCCAGCGCGGCTGCGACAGCACCCGAGCCGCAGCAAAGGTCAACCGCTACCGGTAGTCCGTCCACGCGGCAAGCCAAATCGATGGCCTTGGAAGCCAGAAACTCCGTCCGGCGGCGGGGCACAAACACGCCGGGCTCCACGGCGATCCGCAGGCCGCAAAACTCCGCCCAGCCGAGAATCTGCTCCAGCGGCAGCCCGGCAACCCGCCGGGCAAGCATGTCCTCAAGCACCGCCGGTGTCACCGCAGCAGCGACCAGCAACTGCGCCTCGTCCTCGGCAAAGACACAGCCCGCAGCGCGGAGCCTCTCCTCAACCAAGACCTGCGCGTGCGATGACAACTGAACTGGCATGGAACCAACTTTCGGTCTCTCCGTAGTCTTCCCTACCCGTAGCCACTGGTAAATAATCAACCTTGGACAGCACACGAGCATGACCAACAAAGGAGTTCGATCATGGCAACGCGCCTCAACCCGTACCTTAGCTTCCGCGACAATGCCCGGCAGGCCATGGACTTTTACCACGCAGCCTTCGGCGGCGAACTGAGCCGCAGCACATTCGCCGACTTGCACGCGAGTGACGATCCGGCCGAAGGGGAGAAGATCATGCACTCCATGCTGGAAACCCCGAACGGCCTCACCCTCATGTGCGCGGACACCCCGAACGGCATGGCCTACAACCCCGGGGACAACATCTCGGTCTCGCTCAGCGGCGACGACGAAGCAGAACTGTGCGGCTACTGGGACAAGCTGACCGAGGGCGCCACCATCGCCGAACCGCTGGAGAAGGCCCCCTGGGGCGACACCTTCGGCATGTTCACGGACAAATTCGGCATCAACTGGCTGGTCAATATCGCCGGCCAGCCCCAGCAGTAGGGCCACCCGGCCAGGAGCCTCGAACGGCCGCCTTCCCGAACGGGAGGGCGGCCGTCGTCGTTAGTTGGTGGATGTCGTCGGCGGGGCCGGCAGCAGTCAGCAGGCCGAATCCGGTAGCCGGTGGGCTAGATGCAGGAGTAGTCGTAGTCGAAGCCGCGCGAGACGAACTGCGTGACGGACACGAAGCCGCCGGGAGTAAGCGGCGCAGAGGAGCAGTTGTTCTTGGCCCCGTTGGCTGTCCGGGCGCCGGCCAGCCAACTCGGGAGCCCCGCCAGGCTGCTGTCCGCGCTGACACGGCCAACGATCTGGCCCCACTGGACGCTGGTGGAATAGATGCCGACGTCGGCGCCGATGCTCTCGAAGTAGTCGGTCATGCCCTCCAGATCGGCGGCGTTAGCGACCTTGTCAGTCGACCAGCTATTCTCGGTTTCGACGTCGAGCCACCACAGATAGTCCTCGGGGTTGCTGATGCCGCGGATATTGGCGTCGTCGTAAGCCTTGGCCCAGCCGTACATGTAGGCGCAGGCCGCATCTTCGGCCCCGCTGCACACTGAGGAATGATGGATGCCATGTGGCAGGGGAGGGGCTCCTGACTTACCCGCTGCGTGACGGCCAGCACTGACTGCTGGAACTGTCCAGGAGGAGATATGTCGGTTCCGTTCCCCTGCCACTCACCATGGGCGACCGGGCCGGACGGGAGATGTGACTTGATAGGAACGTGCAGCTTAGCTCTTCAGTGCTTTGTCCGCCCGGCCCGGTCCACCGTGCTCGCCTCAACCCTTCCCTCTACCGGAATGAGAGAGCATGACTCTAACAACGACACAAACGATCACTACCGTCACGATCGGTGTGGACACCCACTCTCTGGTCCACCACGCCGCCGCACTGGATTCACTGGGGCAGGTTCTGGGCGACCGGAAGTTTTCCACGGACCTAGCCGGCTACCAGGAGCTTCTGGACTGGGCCGCCGGCTTTGGAATCATCAACGCCTTCGGAGTCGAATGCACCGGGTCTTACGGGGCAGGGCTGACGAGGCACTTGCTCGCGGCCGGTGTGGACGTCGTCGAAGTCAACCGGGGCCACGCCCTGACGCGCAGCCGGTCTGGCAAGAACGATGCCATCGACGCGGAAGAAGCCGCGCGGAAAGTCCTCTCCGGGGAATGTTCCTCGCCTGCGAAGGACACCACCGGCACGATTGAAGCCATCCGGAATCTGCATCTTGTGCGGGACTCAGCAATCAAGTCCCGCACAGCAGCACTTGTACAGCTACGCGACATCCTTGTCACCGCGCCCGGGACACTGAGGCAGCGCCTTGATGCCAAAACTCTTCAGGCAAAAGCCACGCAAGCCAGGTCGCTTCGGCCGGATTTGGATCGGCTAAACCAGCCCGAGCAGGCAGCCAAATACGCGCTGCGTGAACTCGGGCGCCGAGTTGAAGACCTCACCGCACAGATCAACGCTGCGGATAAACATCTGCACCGCCTCCTCCACGCCGTTGCGCCCACGGTTATGGCACTGCCCCAAGTCGGACCGGTCAGCGCCGCCCAGCTGCTGATCACGGCCGGCGAAAACATTGAAAGATTTCCCAGCGAAGCCGCCTTCGCACGGCTCTGCGGAGTCGCTCCCGTGCCTGTCTCATCAGGTAAATCTCACCGGATGCGGCTTCACCGCGGCGGCAACCGCCAAGCCAACAGGGTCATTTACCTCATCACTGTCGGCAGGCTGAAAATCGATCCGAAATCGCAGGCATACCGTGATCGGAAAATCAGCCAGGGGCATTCCAAATCAGACGTAATCCGCAGCCTCAAACGCTACGTCGCCAGAGAGCTCTACTACGCCCTGAAGAACGATCTCTCGCAATCCGTTTGAGGATCGATTACCGGACGATCATGAGTAGTTTCTAGCGGCGACGGACATATAGTTAGGTTCGCTCATCTGAGCCAGTCGTTTATGGCTCCTTTGGTCGGGAGGCATCAGCCTAGAATCAATGGGTGAGCGAGCACACCATACTTCTTTGGACCATGATCGGGACCTGCGCGACTGCTGCCGCCACCATAGGGCTGGTCGTCGGAGCGTTAAAGGCATGGCAAACAGCCAAGGCAACACTGGATCAAATGAAGCATGACAGCCGCTCCCAGACACGTCCTTACGTCTTCGCCTAGATTGTGCCAAGCATCGGAGGCAATCAAGCTTGGGATCTGATCCTGCGCAATTCTGGACGGTCGGCCGCCTATGATCTGAGACTGACCGTTTCGGCTTGGCCTGAAGAAGACATTCTGACCAAAGCCCTCCGGACGATGTTCGAAACACCCCAGACACTTCCGCCGAACACAAGCATTCGGTCTTACTGGAGTTTGGGGCCGAGCAAGCATCCCCGATCAAGCCATCCGGTGGGTTTCGATCAACCAGTTGATCTGACGGTCACCTATAAGAGCGACAACCGTGAAGCATCCGAGTACAGGGATACGTTCCGCCTGGACTCGACGGTATTGGGCATGACACCAATGGGAGCCTCCGGTATTGAACAGCCCAACGGTGCTACCCCGCACGAAAAGAAGATGCGCGAAATTGTGCGCGCTCTCAATGAGATGCGTAGAGGAAACTGAATGGCAGGCCAAAGACCGGTGTGAAAGTTAGTTCAGGACGTTGGAGTCTTCACAGTTCGGGTTGGCGGTCGCTGGTCCGATAAGCCTGATCGTCATAGAGACCTGTTTTAGTCATTCGCTGGCCGCTGCTAAATCGCGACCTTGTATGGCGATCTGAAGCGCAGTTGCTATGCAATACTGCCGAGGTGGAGACCTTGAAGGATCGGCACTATTGGCTTAGCGAGGCATCAGGTCCGGGCCGACCCTGGACTGTGGCTGCTGTTGCTGTGTCGATTATCGGCATCCTGTTGCTCCTACTGAGGCTGGGGACCCGGCCCGACCCTGAGCTGCTGCCCGGATATGTGGTTGTCTACGCCCTGATTGGGCTGTTCATGTTCGGCCCGGGCATCAGGGAGGTTTCCTGGGGCCAGCTGCTGGCCTTCGTCGTGCCCGGTCTTGTGATGGTGGCGTTGTGGGCGCTGGGCACCGGCTACTGGGGCGGGCTCTGGCTGCTGGGTCTGCCGGCATGGGCCATCATCTGCCGGCGCTGGCGCAGCTACGGCAGGGGACGGCAGGCCGGAAAGCTGGCACTGTTCGTGGCGCTCCTGGCGGCGTCGTCGCTGTTCTTCGTCCTTTACGGGTTCTATCCCATCTTGGGCCTCGCCCTACTCGCCGTGGTGCCAGCGGTTCCACTGGCTCACTTCATTGCATCGCCCGGCTACAGGCACCGGCCCCTGCAGGCCGCCACGGAGTTCCTGCTGTCCTGCGCAGTCGTAGCCGTGGCTCTGACGTTGCCGGAGCTAGGTTGGACCTCGCCGGAGGGCTTCGCAAGCGCAGGGGTTTTGGTAGGGCTTTTGATGGCAGGCTGGGCAGGACGCCGCCCGATCCAATCCTCGAACCAGCCTCATCTGGAGAACCACCAGAGGTGATCTAGACTTGCACCTTTGCCGTTCCAAGTAGCGATCCTTCTGCGCGACGACTCGTACAAGGAAAGAGGGATCAATGCTGCCCTAGGAAAAGCACAGCTGGACGTTGATAGCCTCAGCCATGGCCGGTTCTGATTCAGACGCGAAATTGCGGCGACCCCTCCTCAATGCTTCCTTTGCCTTGGGCATGGCTCTTGTGGGCTCCGGCATGTTTTTGGCGTCGCTGATGATGAGCGTTCCTCTAACCGGAACGGCTTTCAACCTGGCCTGGATACTGGTGACGGTGGGGCTTTGCATGGCTCTTTTCTGGCTGGTTGTCTACCGGCGTGTCATGCGAAGGAGATAGCGCCCGTCCCGTTGGCGAATGCCTTCAATGAAACTGAGGTTATGAAACATCGATCGGAGGACACCAATGAACACCCGAGGATTTCCCGACGTGGGGGGTGTAGTAGTAGGTCTCGTCACAGGAACGGCTGCTTTATTCACACCCGTCTCGACGCCAGGCTGGGTGACTTTTAAAATCGTGCTGGTGGTTGCGACTTTTGGATTCGCCGCCGCCAATCTCATCGGACTACTCATAAAACGTCGCCGCTCTCGTAGGGACAGACAGGCCTAGCCGCATAGCGAAAGTGCCCGTTGAAGGGATCCTTTACCGTGCGTCTAGAGCGTCCGGTCGGCCACCGACCAGGACACTTTCTCGCCGGCCCTGGCCGCGACAAGGGTAAAGAACCATTCGTCATCCCCCGGCTTGCAGGTTGCATACTCCGTATGCAAGTATTCAGATGCTAGATACTGAGTATGCATTTCTAAGGGGTCGGTCATGTCGGTGCGTCACGGGTTATTGGCCTTGTTGGGGGAGCGGCCGCGTTACGGCTACCAGTTGAGGGCCGAGTTTGAGCAACGAACGGGCTCAACCTGGCCGCTCAACGTTGGCCAGGTCTACAGCACGCTGGACCGTCTGGAACGGGACGGTCTGGTGGCTAACGACGGTGACGACGGTGAAGGCCATGTGATGTACCGGCTGACCCCGGCAGGCGCGGCGGAGGTTGATCAGTGGTTTTCGCAACCGGTGACCATGACCAACCCACCCCGGAACGAGCTGGCCATCAAACTGGCCCTGGCAGTCACGCTGCCGGGGGTGGATGTTGCCCGGTTGGTCCAGGCCCAACGCACGGCCTCGATCCGGTCGCTGCAGAACTACAACAAGGCCAGGCGCGACACCGCTGCGGCCGGCCGGGTCGACGACACGGCCTGGCTGCTGGTGCTGGACTCGCTGATCTTCAGCACCGAGGCCGAAGTGCGCTGGCTGGATCACTGCGAATCGCGGCTGACCCAGCTGGCCAAGGATGCATCCGGTATCGGCAACGGTGTCCGGCCCCTGCACCAGGGGCCGGACACCCGACAGGCAGCAGCCGGCGCCTCAGCGGCAACCACGGAACGGAAGGGCTGACCGTCATGCCGGAAGCTTTGCAACTGGCCGGAGTGTGCCGAACCTACGGAGAAGGCGCCACGGCGGTCGCGGCCCTGCGCGACGTGGACCTGACAATCCACACCGGTGAATTCATCGCGGTAATGGGACCGTCCGGTTCCGGGAAATCCTCGCTCCTCTCCATTGCCGGCGGCCTGGACCGGCCGACCGCGGGGGACGTGTATGTCGGATCAGTGCCGTTGGCGAAACTGGACCAGGACGGGCTGGCGCAGCTGCGCCGCCGCTCGGTCGGCTACGTTTTCCAGGACTTCAACCTCATTCCGACGCTGACCGCGGCCGAGAATGTGGCCCTGCCACGCGAACTCGATGGAGTCCCGCTGCGCAAGGCACGAAGGCAGGCCGTCGATGCGCTGCGCCAGGTGGGCATTGAACACCTCGCCGGACGTTTCATGGACCAGCTTTCCGGCGGGCAGCAGCAACGGGTTGCCATCGCGCGCGCCATTGTTGGTGACCGCCGGCTAATCCTGGCTGACGAACCGACCGGAGCGTTGGACTCCGCGACCGGGGACGAGATCCTCTCGGTCCTGCGTGCCAGAGCTGATGCCGGCTGCGCCGTCATGCTCGTGACCCATGAGGCACGACATGCTGCCTGGGCAGACCGGGTCGTGTTCATCCGCGACGGACGGATAATCGATGAATCGGCGCCTGCCCGGAATCCTGCCGATCTCCTCTCGGGAAGCTGGCAATGAAACGCACACCGGCCCGACGCCGAAATTCGATACAGCTCTCCCGGTTGTCGTTCCGCCTTGCCTGGAGGGACATCCTGGCGCACCGGGCCCGCAGCCTGCTGATTGTCGCCCTGATTGCACTTCCGGTCGCAGCACTTGCCGCTGCCGCCACGGTAGCGGCCAGCACACAGCCGCTACCGCAGGAAACAGCCCAGCGCGAACTCGGGCAGACACAGGCAAGGCTCTCGGTAGCCGATGGGTACCCGTTGCCGTTGACCCAGCATCCGCTGAACGAATCGCTGATTCTCGGCATCGGAGAAGCTGACCCTGATCTGGTTCCGGCTAGCCTCGACGCCGCCGCTCCGGACGGGCACGCCACACTGACCGAATCACTGGGTGCCGTTGATGTGCTCAAGGGCGAAGTCCCGGTTTCTGTGGAACTCGCTGCCGTGGACGCCCTCGACCCCGCCTTTGCCGGCAAATACGAACTCGCCGATGGTGCAGCCCCCGGAGCCGGGGAAGTGCTGGCCAGCCAGGGCCTCATGGAGCGACTGGGCATCGGCGTCGGGGACCGGATCAACACTGCCGATGGCAGTTACACCGTCAGCGGTGTTCTGCACCAGACGGGTGTGTTGAAATCGGCCGAGGTCCTGTACGTGGCCCCCGCCCATCCACTCTCCGACTTCGCCGACCGGGACCGGCTGTACCTCGCCGGCGATGCTCCCCTCGCATGGGCGGAAGTTCGAGCCCTCAACAGGGTCGGCGTTGTCGCCTTGTCCCGTGCCGTTATCATGAATCCGCCCGCCGCCGAAGACTATGCCGACTTCGGCGCACTCTCCTCGACGATCAAACCCGAGATGGTGCTGCTGGGCGCAGTCGCAGGACTCCTTGCACTGGCCGAGACCACTATGCTCGCAGGCGCTGCCTTCGCTGTCGGAGTGCGGAAACAACGCCGCGCCCTCGCCCTCCTTTCGGCTACCGGTGCCGAGGCCTCCAGACTCCAGGGCGTAGTCCTGAGCTCCGGCATCATCCTCGGCGGCATCGCGGGTTTCGGCGGTGCAGTTCTGGGTCTCGGTTTGGCTTGGCTCACCACGACGGCATTCCATG belongs to Arthrobacter crystallopoietes and includes:
- a CDS encoding ABC transporter ATP-binding protein, with translation MPEALQLAGVCRTYGEGATAVAALRDVDLTIHTGEFIAVMGPSGSGKSSLLSIAGGLDRPTAGDVYVGSVPLAKLDQDGLAQLRRRSVGYVFQDFNLIPTLTAAENVALPRELDGVPLRKARRQAVDALRQVGIEHLAGRFMDQLSGGQQQRVAIARAIVGDRRLILADEPTGALDSATGDEILSVLRARADAGCAVMLVTHEARHAAWADRVVFIRDGRIIDESAPARNPADLLSGSWQ
- a CDS encoding DUF4261 domain-containing protein; translated protein: MTFGQETGETAEGKTLLLAELWYRGDPGLSSAGLRDKLEARFPGAAFSEGVTLLPHREHSFELRGKTVSLSTGLAEPSEPLPAADALEATPTDQSWTWPDAGQVVPSCTHRILVTEVLSSTFEPRPRVESFRSVLQFLVGETNPAAIRWLHNSHWREPGELEAAHPLAGPVNMRFFLVTNDEGAMVVDSLGMHQLGLPDVQIHFRDKDPNMLVELAFNVAAYLYENGPVIAGGTTLNGPDGLVLTCSWEDSLIGPLRSVIDLEPGAPFAAGRRS
- a CDS encoding transcriptional regulator; the protein is MPELDPVIHAESRLRAITILNEVGERDKIAFTKLRKMLDMTAGNLSTHLRKLEDAGYVEVTKTIEGRTPATYVGITAKGKAAYAQYRVALRELLTGLP
- a CDS encoding PadR family transcriptional regulator, whose product is MSVRHGLLALLGERPRYGYQLRAEFEQRTGSTWPLNVGQVYSTLDRLERDGLVANDGDDGEGHVMYRLTPAGAAEVDQWFSQPVTMTNPPRNELAIKLALAVTLPGVDVARLVQAQRTASIRSLQNYNKARRDTAAAGRVDDTAWLLVLDSLIFSTEAEVRWLDHCESRLTQLAKDASGIGNGVRPLHQGPDTRQAAAGASAATTERKG
- a CDS encoding MATE family efflux transporter, which translates into the protein MSPKQPVAPVTGQGLNRAILALALPAFGALIAEPLFLLADSAIVGHLGVAQLAGVGLAATVVQTVVGLMVFLAYSTTPAVARLLGAGRHADALAVGRDGIWLAFFLGLVLSVAGWVSAPALASAMGAAGEVHGYAVDYLRWSMPGLTAMLIVLAATGVLRGLQDTKTPLLVAGIGFLVNIGLNFVLVYGLDLSVAGSAMGTSLVQWGMAAVYLVIVYRGSVKYGVPLAPTWTGVKATTHVGSWLMLRTLSLRVAILATVFVATAQGPVSLAAHQLVMTVFTFLAFALDAIAIAAQALIGKELGAGNKALAHSLTRRMIVWGVGFGVITGVLLALAGPHLGWIFSSDAAVQDAFAIGVLLLALSQPICGFVFVLDGVLIGAGDAKYLAIAGVVNLLVYVPLLAWVQLSALSGVAGLAWLWAAFGLGYMAARGLTLGWRVRTDAWMVTGAH
- a CDS encoding IS110 family transposase; translation: MTLTTTQTITTVTIGVDTHSLVHHAAALDSLGQVLGDRKFSTDLAGYQELLDWAAGFGIINAFGVECTGSYGAGLTRHLLAAGVDVVEVNRGHALTRSRSGKNDAIDAEEAARKVLSGECSSPAKDTTGTIEAIRNLHLVRDSAIKSRTAALVQLRDILVTAPGTLRQRLDAKTLQAKATQARSLRPDLDRLNQPEQAAKYALRELGRRVEDLTAQINAADKHLHRLLHAVAPTVMALPQVGPVSAAQLLITAGENIERFPSEAAFARLCGVAPVPVSSGKSHRMRLHRGGNRQANRVIYLITVGRLKIDPKSQAYRDRKISQGHSKSDVIRSLKRYVARELYYALKNDLSQSV
- a CDS encoding VOC family protein; this encodes MATRLNPYLSFRDNARQAMDFYHAAFGGELSRSTFADLHASDDPAEGEKIMHSMLETPNGLTLMCADTPNGMAYNPGDNISVSLSGDDEAELCGYWDKLTEGATIAEPLEKAPWGDTFGMFTDKFGINWLVNIAGQPQQ
- a CDS encoding DUF1206 domain-containing protein — translated: MSAAGNEPRSSAAHAADAAEELSNTTTLDVFARVGFAVLGLIHILIGAIALRIALGGYGEADPAGAVEILASRPVLGPLMMWTCFASCLGLALWQLSEASLRARHLPRKEQISKGISSGSLSVTYALFAFMFARFALGDESDSGESTKDFTIAMLRHPLGVPFLLAVGGTVIGIGIYFVVKALRRQFTDELDFGDSKRGRALRVLGVAGHIAKGVALFLVGLLIIIAGVTHRPSQSTGLDGSLKALPEQPFGIVALVAIAVGLMCYGVFAIIRARYGRM
- a CDS encoding putative protein N(5)-glutamine methyltransferase; amino-acid sequence: MPVQLSSHAQVLVEERLRAAGCVFAEDEAQLLVAAAVTPAVLEDMLARRVAGLPLEQILGWAEFCGLRIAVEPGVFVPRRRTEFLASKAIDLACRVDGLPVAVDLCCGSGAVAAALASTVSGLELYAADIDQAAVNCARRNIGTAGKVFEGDLYDALPIDLRGRVDVLVANAPYVPTGAIGLMPPEARLHEPQIALDGGTDGLDIQRRIVDAHEWLAPGGYLLVETGPSQLPETARVFACNGFAVQANFSAELDAAVVIGTIPGK